CAGTTCGATTTTTGTAAAAGATTCTATTTCAACTTCATTACAATAAACTTTGCCTGATTGGAGTTTTGTGTCACCGCATAGTAAATGGAATAACGTAGATTTCCCTGCACCATTGCGACCAATGAGAACATGGAGTTCGCCTGGTTTGATTTCGATATTGATTCCTTCGAGAATGGGTTTCTTCCCAATTTGATAGGATATGTTTTTACCAATGAGTGTCATAATGACTGTTTCCTCTTTAGGATTAAATTTAGGAAAAAAGGAGCTCCGAGTAAGGCTGAAACGATGCCAACTGGAATTTCGGATGGAGCGATGATCGCTCTACAGATTGCATCAGCAAAACACAAAAGTCCTCCGCCTAAAAAATAAGAAGCATACAATAGGTAACGATAATCTTGTCCGATGGCAAGTCTCACAATATGTGGGACTGCAAGTCCAATGAATCCGATATTCCCAACAATGGAAATACAAGAGCCTACGCTTATCCCAATCAAAACTATCATACATGTTTTTAGAATTTCAACAGAGACGCCTAAATGATTTGCTTCCCGTTCCCCTAAGATAAGTACATTTAATGGTTTGATCAGGAAAGGACTTATGAAAATGGGGAGAAGATAGAAAATAGAAAATGATTTAAGTAGGTTCCATGACGCTCCACCCAAACTTCCCATATTCCAGAGTGATAAATTTCTTAATTGTGATTCACTTGCTAGATAACTTAAAATTCCAATAAAGGAAAAACAAAGTGAATTGACTGCAATGCCAGATAACAAAATTGACTCAATGTCTGTTTTCCCTTTTCTATTTGCGAAAATGAAAATGAGAAAACAGGAGATCATCCCACCAAAAAAAGAAAAAATGACAACACTCCAAATTGTATGAAGGAATGGGATGAATCCGCCGAGTACAATGGCAATCGATGCAAAGAGAGAACACCCAGCAGTGATCCCAA
This is a stretch of genomic DNA from Leptospira ellinghausenii. It encodes these proteins:
- a CDS encoding FecCD family ABC transporter permease; translated protein: MKKQKFFISFSILFAVLSTIISSQLGAMKINWSEILFMDSIESKVFFELRIPRILLGILVGGSLAWSGALAQGLFRNPIVDPGLIGITAGCSLFASIAIVLGGFIPFLHTIWSVVIFSFFGGMISCFLIFIFANRKGKTDIESILLSGIAVNSLCFSFIGILSYLASESQLRNLSLWNMGSLGGASWNLLKSFSIFYLLPIFISPFLIKPLNVLILGEREANHLGVSVEILKTCMIVLIGISVGSCISIVGNIGFIGLAVPHIVRLAIGQDYRYLLYASYFLGGGLLCFADAICRAIIAPSEIPVGIVSALLGAPFFLNLILKRKQSL